The Plasmodium yoelii strain 17X genome assembly, chromosome: 4 genome has a window encoding:
- a CDS encoding zinc finger protein, putative, with product MDIRSNIVNSMILSLKTCKDKNKYILLLNELLSLFPSHAEKSLRLCLKSKIKKYTLIKGKYQNKEYYPYQHSVKINRERYSKKTNSCFSDGAYNITRKKTTENLSKLKKKKTRINFFIVSGDNKKYIVLKNSCSCFYFKEKVLCDSRDVLCKHILSVILAECFNNYTHFFLDSSIFFEYYLKMVNTENI from the exons ATGGATATTCGGTCGAATATTGTAAACTCCATGATATTGTCATTAAAAACCTgcaaagataaaaataaat ATATATTGCTACTAAATGAATTGCTCTCACTTTTTCCATCACATGCTGAAAAAAGTTTAAGATTATGCttaaaatcaaaaataaaaaagtatacactaataaaaggaaaataccaaaataaagaatattatCCATATCAACATTccgtaaaaataaatagggAAAGATATTCTAAAAAAACTAACTCTTGTTTTAGTGATGGAGCTTATAATATTActagaaaaaaaacaacagAAAATTTAAGCaaactcaaaaaaaaaaaaacacgaATAAATTTTTTCATAGTTTCGGGagataacaaaaaatatatagtattaaaaaattcctgttcatgtttttattttaaagaaaaagTATTATGTGATAGTCGTGACGTATTATGCAAACATATTTTATCTGTCATTTTAGCAGaatgttttaataattacacacatttttttttagattcttctatattttttgaatattacCTTAAAATGGTGAACACTGAAAACATATGA
- a CDS encoding eukaryotic translation initiation factor 4E, putative has translation MKYLTFNKSSKDAFDLNEKIEATKIDLSNPLLLQYNWVIWEQVSDNKIKQSNNYKDYTRPLAKFNSVQKFWQLWNRLPQPSDLLTQRSMTRFSDDGIFRIVDALMIFRDNIQPMWEDPANAGGGHFEYKILPKDFPYSQIDEFWNNLVLAIIGCSLKHYDLITGIRLVDKLSTTRYGYIRIEIWYTTITDENVRNHLRKDLEEHMCNRIDGSHVYPPRVKSLSHVHK, from the coding sequence atgaagtACCTAACTTTTAATAAGAGCAGCAAAGATGCATTtgatttaaatgaaaaaattgaaGCAACGAAGATCGATTTATCAAATCCCTTATTGTTACAATATAATTGGGTAATATGGGAACAAGTTtctgataataaaattaaacaaagtaataattataaggATTATACAAGACCATTAGCAAAATTTAATAGCGTTCAAAAATTTTGGCAATTATGGAATAGATTACCTCAACCAAGTGATTTACTTACACAAAGAAGTATGACCAGATTCTCAGATGATGGGATATTTCGTATTGTGGATGCTCTTATGATTTTTAGAGATAATATTCAACCAATGTGGGAAGACCCAGCCAATGCTGGAGGGGGACATTTTGAATATAAGATATTACCAAAAGATTTTCCATATAGTCAAATAGATGAATTTTGGAATAATCTTGTTCTTGCAATTATTGGTTGTAGTTTAAAACATTATGATTTAATAACAGGAATTAGATTAGTTGATAAATTAAGTACAACACGTTATGGTTATATAAGAATAGAAATATGGTATACTACAATAACAGATGAAAATGTTAGAAATCATTTAAGAAAAGATCTTGAAGAACACATGTGTAATCGTATAGATGGTTCGCATGTTTATCCCCCAAGAGTCAAAAGTCTTAGTCACGTACATAAGTAA
- a CDS encoding ookinete protein, whose translation MNKKFVLALSYLVLCVHFIIASTKGNQDEFDGGKDVRDSFLEKSISKRQSPPCVGDECFCQSYYDLTLILDESGSIKKKHWVKYVVPFTEQIVKGLKVGENDIHVGILLFALKNRDYITFDNDIRYKKTELLKKVNDLNDDYRSGSDTYILEALKYSMNKYSMSKNARDDAPKVTILFTDGNDRHASKSEFHKMYSEYQEKHIKLLVLGVSAAEEKKLKVIAGCEEHSSCPSAMKAEWETINNITNKLTNKICDTESESNIIPEPEPEPEPETSQPIPCIGDDCFCKDYYDLTLILDDSGSITLNKWEKDVIPFSEKLINNLNIGKDNVHVGIMRFSKDIVIDVDYSQDTRYIKNELANIVEGLSKKYRYGSRTDIVDALDYSLKNFTRHPNSRTDAPKVTILFTDGNDTSKTLAEERNMGILYRSEQIRLILVGVGQASSIDLYALADCDHGKHCPQVIECKWNDLTGITSVITDKICDIESGENSNPSETPESSGVTNPTETPESSGVTNPTETPESSGVTNPTETPESSGVTNPTETPESSGVTNPTETPESSGVTNPTETPESSGVTNPTNPDNVVSCQNDEDCYCKDFYDVTLILDESASIGESRWVLEVIPFAKDIINHLNIDYDSVHVGVLLFSHYALDLVPFSDEARYNKISLLKKIDSLKTNYGNGYESFIVKTLKYALYNYIKDSGRSNAPKITMLFTDGNDSSESDMDMYNIGSLYRTERVKLLVIGVSMASENKLKQLVGCAQNVPCPFVIKTEWGTLDALSKVFVDKICDTGSILPPESNKPETEVPTPQCIGNDCFCHDIYDLTVILDESGSIGSYNWKNQVYPFTEQFINNLEISEDKVHVGIMLFAQFNRDFVMFSDKESYDKEHMMKLIKGLKDSYKSGGYTYIIEALNYGLENYTHHKDSRSDVPKVTMLFTDGNNTNPGDKLLSDASLLYKEENVKLLVVGVGASTMANLRLLAGCHKTDGDCPLATKTEWNNLQDISKLMADKICNAETPEIEEPESTCLGDECICGDYFDLTLITVPITTLDYNHRTGFTRYARNIINMFNIGKKNIHASISMYLGVRSVNIDFDDDLTHDKKGLLMALDQMNHYFAEEETNITEALEIGLKQIFGKGNREKAPKIALLLTDSNNDAYEKSKLENISKEYTDKGVKLLVMGRVELSKEILFVAGGCDINNDTCPNVLIYNSFINDNTAEKFLEENICDNSNGNGNGNGNGNGNGNGNGNGNGNGNGNGNGNGNGNGNGNGNGNGNGNGNGNGNGNGNGNGNGNGTGNGNGNGTGNGNGNGTGNGNGNGTGNGTGNGTGNGTGNGTGNGTGNGNGNGNGNGTGNGNGNGNGNGTGSGNGNGNGTGNGTGNGNGNGTDNGNGTGNGNGNGTGNGNGNGTGNGTGNGNGNGNGTDNGNGNGTGNGNGNGTGNGTGNGNGNGNGNGNGTDNGNGNGTGNGNGNGTGNGNGNGTGNGTGNGNGNGTGNGTGNGNGNGTDNGNGTGNGNGNGTGNGNGTGNGNGTDNGNGNGTGNGNGTGNGNGNGTGNGNGTDNGNGNGNGTGNGNGNGNGNGNGTGNGNGNGNGNGTGNGNGNGNGNGNGTGNGNGTGNGNGNGNGNGNGNGNGNGNGNGVGNGTDNGNGNGSGESGGSPLPPSIQCDDEFCEECDDDVCDNNPTCKKAMDIVIALDQSRGITNLQWTTYVKPFMVHTVKENYLSQNRSHVTIVKMRANKGKEQWGLYRKLSYKKNRILNKIDKLQMSYSNIINLADNLKYIRTKTFKRTPAHKKKLIVMLVEGKSNTDLNELRREIELLKLNKITLYVYAIDNIDEKEYKILGDCEGPSSICENIVKVSWENLLSSVEIHNKFICNKYPEDAECSEWGEWSPCPQLSCDSAVSRRERKKPYYTLKEEGYSGTEYGDSCMDLGSIEYRSCPVKDECNDICGDFGEWSQCSTSCGDGIRMRTRNASPDNSMCQTFNKTEIEPCNIQSCGSTEICEDIGDWSEWSSCSKTCGYSIRERKFTIFPESIDEHSYCEHFEKIETEVCSVPKCENEECFDWEDWSEWSAPCGPRKRVQRARLHKNKSGNPSTIPSPNNGQNDKCEDFYQDKIEYDEESSCPDNTCGSWSEWSECDRPCNAGMRIRNFITNIVSLNGENDDECLETYNKIENEPCLDLPVCNSGECNDWETWVDCKTDKDSYSCHMPNKRILTRKLDLLKNPKSDTAEACNDYSLFREEDCPIGNTPCVDALCNEWDEWGSCSETCGLDSFRIRKRKEPLELIPASSDIDGNIGLTCEEQNVRIEEKEACNVPACVPPVLDGSNTNTGEDGEGGSSGEGFGTGEKISMAAGIIGLVGLAAGGLIYGYNTLNGGETPHNSNMEFENVENNDGIIEEENEDFEVIDANDPMWN comes from the coding sequence atgaacaaaaaattTGTGTTAGCATTGTCTTATTTAGTACTTTGTGTGCATTTTATTATAGCAAGCACAAAAGGAAACCAAGATGAATTTGATGGAGGAAAAGATGTAAGAGATTCGTTTCTTGAGAAAAGTATATCAAAAAGACAATCGCCACCATGTGTAGGTGATGAGTGTTTTTGTCAAAGTTATTACGATTTAACTTTGATTTTAGATGAATCGGGAAgtatcaaaaaaaaacattggGTGAAGTATGTTGTCCCATTTACAGAACAAATTGTAAAGGGTTTAAAAGTAGGCGAAAATGATATTCACGTgggaattttattatttgcctTGAAGAATAGAGATTATATTACTTTTGATAATGATATACGATACAAAAAAACTGAACTTTTGAAAAAAGTAAATGATCTAAATGACGATTATCGTTCAGGATCAGACACATATATCTTAGAAGCTTTAAAATATTCAATGAACAAATATTCAATGAGCAAAAATGCAAGGGATGATGCACCAAAGGTAACGATATTATTCACCGATGGTAATGATAGACATGCATCTAAGTCTGAATTTCATAAGATGTATTCCGAATATCAAGAAAAGCATATAAAATTGTTAGTTCTGGGTGTTTCAGCTGCAGaagagaaaaaattaaaagttaTAGCTGGGTGTGAGGAGCATTCCAGTTGCCCAAGTGCTATGAAAGCAGAATGGGAAACTATAAATAAcataacaaataaattaactaataaaatatgtgatACAGAATCTGAGTCCAATATAATCCCTGAACCAGAACCAGAACCAGAACCAGAAACATCCCAACCAATTCCATGTATTGGGGATGATTGCTTTTGCAAAGATTATTATGATTTAACTTTAATTTTAGATGATTCAGGAAGCATTACACTAAATAAATGGGAGAAAGATGTTATTCCCTTTTCAgaaaaacttataaataatttaaatataggTAAAGATAACGTACATGTAGGAATTATGCGTTTTTCAAAAGATATAGTAATTGATGTTGATTATAGTCAAGATACaagatatataaaaaatgagttGGCAAATATAGTTGAAGGGCTAAGTAAAAAGTATAGATATGGATCACGTACCGATATCGTGGATGCATTAGATTATTCTCTAAAAAACTTCACAAGACATCCAAATAGTAGGACAGATGCCCCTAAAGTAACAATCCTTTTTACTGATGGAAATGATACTTCTAAAACGTTAGCAGAAGAACGTAATATGGGAATATTATATAGATCTGAACAAATAAGGCTAATTTTAGTAGGAGTTGGTCAAGCATCTTCAATTGATTTATACGCATTAGCAGATTGTGATCATGGTAAACATTGCCCTCAAGTTATAGAATGCAAATGGAACGATCTAACTGGTATAACATCAGTTATTACAGACAAAATATGTGATATCGAATCAGGAGAAAATTCAAATCCATCTGAGACCCCTGAATCATCTGGTGTTACCAATCCAACCGAGACCCCTGAATCATCTGGTGTTACTAATCCAACCGAGACCCCTGAATCATCTGGTGTTACCAATCCAACCGAGACCCCTGAATCATCTGGTGTTACCAATCCAACTGAGACCCCTGAATCATCTGGTGTTACTAATCCAACTGAGACCCCTGAATCATCTGGTGTTACCAATCCAACCGAGACCCCTGAATCATCTGGTGTTACTAATCCAACAAATCCAGATAACGTTGTATCTTGCCAAAATGATGAGGATTGTTATTGTAAAGATTTTTATGATGTTACATTAATTTTAGACGAATCAGCAAGTATAGGTGAATCCAGATGGGTACTGGAAGTTATTCCATTTGCAAAAGATATTATAAACCATTTAAATATAGACTATGATTCAGTACATGTAGGAGTTTTACTTTTTTCTCATTACGCTTTGGATCTTGTTCCATTTTCAGATGAGGCACGATACAATAAAATTAGCcttctaaaaaaaatagatagtttaaaaacaaattatgGAAATGGATACGAATCATTTATTGTTAAAACATTAAAGTATGCATTATATAATTACATAAAAGACTCAGGTAGAAGTAATGCACCTAAAATAACAATGTTGTTTACTGATGGAAATGACTCTAGTGAATCCGATATGGACATGTATAATATAGGATCATTGTATAGAACAGAAAGAGTAAAATTATTAGTAATAGGTGTTTCTATGGCTAGTGAAAATAAACTAAAACAATTAGTAGGTTGTGCACAAAATGTACCGTGTCCATTTGTTATTAAAACAGAATGGGGAACTCTAGACGCTCTATCAAAGGTATTTGTTGATAAAATATGTGACACAGGATCAATATTACCACCAGAAAGTAACAAACCTGAAACAGAAGTACCTACTCCACAATGCATAGGAAATGATTGTTTTTGTCATGATATATATGATTTAACAGTAATATTAGATGAATCAGGAAGTATAGGAAGTTATAATTGGAAAAATCAAGTTTATCCATTTACTGAACAATTTATTAACAACTTAGAAATATCTGAGGATAAGGTTCATGTTGGAATCATGCTATTTGCACAATTCAATAGAGATTTTGTTATGTTTTCTGACAAAGAAAGTTATGACAAAGAACATATGATGAAACTAATAAAAGGCTTGAAAGATTCTTATAAATCAGGAggatatacatatataatagagGCTCTAAATTACGGTTTGGAAAATTATACACACCATAAAGATAGTAGATCAGATGTGCCTAAAGTGACAATGCTATTTACTGATGGAAATAACACTAATCCAGGagataaattattatcagATGCAAGTTTGttatataaagaagaaaatgtaaaattGCTAGTTGTTGGTGTTGGCGCATCTACTATGGCCAACTTACGATTACTTGCAGGTTGCCACAAAACAGATGGAGATTGTCCACTTGCTACGAAGACCGAATGGAATAATCTTCAAGATATATCAAAATTAATGGCTGACAAAATATGTAATGCAGAGACTCCAGAAATTGAAGAGCCTGAATCTACATGTCTAGGTGATGAATGTATATGTGGggattattttgatttaacaCTTATTACCGTTCCAATAACTACCCTAGATTATAATCATAGAACTGGATTTACAAGATATGCTAGAAACATAATTAACATGTTTAATAttggtaaaaaaaatatccatGCATCGATTTCTATGTATTTAGGAGTAAGAAGTGTCAATATAGATTTCGACGATGACCTAACACATGATAAAAAAGGATTATTAATGGCACTAGATCAAATGAATCATTATTTTGCTGAGgaagaaacaaatataaCTGAAGCTCTAGAAATAggattaaaacaaatatttggAAAAGGTAACAGAGAAAAGGCTCCAAAGATTGCTTTGTTACTTACagatagtaataatgatgcATATGAAAAAAGCAAACTTGAGAATATATCAAAAGAGTATACAGATAAAGGTGTTAAACTTTTAGTAATGGGAAGAGTTGAATTATCTAAGGAAATATTATTCGTTGCAGGAGGAtgtgatataaataatgatacaTGCCCAAATGtacttatatataatagtttCATTAATGATAATACCGCTGAAAAATTCttagaagaaaatatatgtgATAACAGTAATGGAAATGGTAATGGAAATGGTAATGGAAATGGTAATGGAAATGGAAATGGAAATGGAAATGGTAATGGTAATGGAAATGGTAATGGAAATGGTAATGGAAATGGTAATGGAAATGGTAATGGAAATGGCAATGGAAATGGTAATGGTAATGGTAATGGAAATGGAAATGGAAATGGTAATGGAAACGGAACTGGAAATGGTAATGGAAATGGCACTGGAAATGGTAATGGAAACGGAACTGGAAATGGTAATGGAAATGGCACTGGAAATGGCACTGGAAATGGCACTGGAAACGGCACTGGAAATGGCACTGGAAATGGCACTGGAAATGGCAATGGAAACGGCAATGGAAATGGCACTGGAAATGGCAATGGAAACGGCAATGGAAATGGTACTGGTAGTGGAAATGGAAATGGAAATGGCACTGGAAATGGCACTGGAAATGGAAATGGAAATGGTACTGATAATGGAAATGGCACTGGAAATGGAAATGGAAATGGCACTGGAAATGGCAATGGAAACGGCACTGGAAATGGCACTGGAAACGGCAATGGAAATGGAAATGGTACTGATAATGGAAATGGAAATGGCACTGGAAATGGCAATGGAAACGGCACTGGAAATGGCACTGGAAACGGCAATGGAAACGGCAATGGAAATGGAAATGGTACTGATAATGGAAATGGAAATGGCACTGGAAATGGAAATGGAAATGGCACTGGAAATGGCAATGGAAACGGCACTGGAAATGGTACTGGAAATGGCAATGGAAACGGCACTGGAAATGGCACTGGAAACGGCAATGGAAATGGTACTGATAATGGAAATGGTACGGGTAATGGAAATGGAAATGGTACTGGAAATGGAAATGGTACTGGTAATGGAAATGGTACTGATAATGGAAATGGAAATGGTACTGGAAATGGAAATGGTACTGGTAATGGAAATGGAAATGGTACTGGTAATGGAAATGGTACTGATAATGGAAATGGAAATGGAAATGGTACTGGTAATGGAAATGGAAACGGAAATGGAAATGGAAATGGTACTGGAAATGGAAACGGAAATGGAAATGGAAATGGTACTGGAAATGGAAATGGAAACGGAAATGGTAATGGAAATGGTACTGGTAATGGAAATGGTACTGGAAATGGAAATGGAAACGGAAATGGTAATGGAAATGGCAATGGAAATGGTAATGGAAATGGAAATGGCGTTGGTAATGGTACTGATAATGGCAATGGTAATGGTAGTGGAGAATCAGGAGGTTCCCCTTTACCACCAAGTATTCAATGTGACGATGAGTTTTGTGAAGAATGTGATGATGATGTATGTGATAACAATCCTACATGTAAAAAAGCTATGGATATAGTTATAGCATTAGATCAATCTAGAGGAATTACTAATTTACAATGGACAACTTATGTAAAACCATTTATGGTACACACAGTTAAGGAAAACTATTTATCCCAAAATCGATCACATGTAACAATAGTAAAAATGAGAGCAAACAAAGGTAAAGAACAATGGGgtttatatagaaaattaagttataaaaaaaatagaattcTTAACAAAATTGACAAATTACAAATGTCCTATtccaatataataaatttggcagataatttaaaatatataagaacaAAAACTTTTAAAAGGACACCTgcacataaaaaaaaattaattgtaATGTTAGTTGAAGGTAAATCAAATACCGATTTAAATGAATTGAGAAGAGAGATTGAACTTttgaaattaaataaaataactttatatgtatatgcaataGATAATATTGAcgaaaaggaatataaaaTACTTGGAGATTGCGAAGGACCATCTTCTATATGTGAAAATATAGTTAAAGTATCTTGGgaaaatttattatcttCTGTAGAAatacataataaatttatttgtaaTAAATACCCCGAAGATGCAGAATGTTCTGAATGGGGAGAATGGAGTCCATGCCCTCAATTATCATGTGATAGTGCTGTTAGCAGAagagaaagaaaaaaaccaTATTATACATTAAAGGAAGAAGGATATAGTGGCACTGAATATGGAGATTCATGTATGGATTTAGGTTCCATAGAATATAGATCATGCCCTGTAAAAGATGAATGTAATGATATTTGTGGTGATTTTGGTGAATGGAGCCAATGTAGTACTTCCTGTGGAGATGGAATAAGAATGAGAACCAGAAATGCATCACCAGATAATAGCATGTGCCAAACATTTAATAAAACTGAAATAGAACCATGTAATATTCAAAGTTGTGGTTCTACAGAGATATGTGAAGATATTGGTGATTGGAGCGAATGGTCTTCTTGCTCAAAAACATGTGGATATTCTATTAGAGAAAGaaaatttacaatttttCCAGAAAGTATAGACGAGCATTCTTATTGTGAACATTTTGAGAAAATTGAAACAGAGGTATGTTCAGTTCCAAAATGTGAAAATGAAGAATGTTTTGATTGGGAAGATTGGAGTGAATGGTCAGCACCATGTGGACCCAGAAAAAGAGTTCAAAGAGCCCgtttacataaaaataaatctgGAAATCCATCAACTATTCCTAGCCCAAATAATGGACAAAATGATAAATGTGAAGATTTTTATCAAGATAAAATTGAATATGATGAAGAATCTAGTTGCCCTGATAATACATGTGGTAGCTGGTCAGAATGGTCCGAATGTGATCGACCATGTAATGCTGGAATGAGAATAAGGAATTTTATTACAAATATAGTCAGTTTGAATGGAGAAAATGATGATGAATGTTTAGAAacttataataaaatagaaaatgaaCCTTGTTTAGATTTACCTGTATGTAATTCTGGAGAATGTAATGATTGGGAAACATGGGTTGATTGTAAAACAGATAAGGACTCCTACAGCTGTCATATGCCAAATAAAAGAATCCTTACAAGAAAATTAGACTTATTAAAGAATCCAAAAAGTGACACAGCGGAAGCTTGTAATGATTATTCTCTTTTTAGAGAAGAAGATTGCCCAATAGGAAATACTCCTTGTGTTGATGCTTTATGTAATGAATGGGATGAATGGGGAAGCTGTTCAGAAACATGTGGATTAGACTCATTCAGAattagaaaaagaaaagaacCATTAGAGTTAATACCAGCCTCTTCAGATATCGATGGAAACATTGGTTTAACTTGTGAAGAACAAAATGTACGAattgaagaaaaagaagCTTGTAATGTTCCTGCTTGTGTACCTCCCGTTTTAGATGGATCAAATACAAATACTGGTGAAGATGGTGAAGGTGGTAGTAGTGGTGAGGGTTTTGGTACAGGTGAGAAAATTTCAATGGCTGCAGGTATAATTGGATTAGTAGGTTTAGCAGCTGGAGGTTTAATATATGGTTATAATACATTAAATGGAGGAGAGACACCACATAACTCTAATATGGAATttgaaaatgttgaaaataatgatggTATAATTGAAGAAGAAAACGAAGATTTTGAAGTTATCGATGCAAATGATCCAATGTGGAATTAA